One Stenotrophomonas oahuensis genomic region harbors:
- a CDS encoding DUF1254 domain-containing protein, with protein MSSPHKSSSKRMPNPAQVSAFSPAHPDLKDGAAVPARVASQHYAEALARVVYIWGHPLVNTFRRTSTWELMKGHGPGMAMGLFPGSPKNHMGYVDDYLPAAQRKIVTPNNDTIYGACFADLGEEPVVVQTPRDVPVGHYWTIQIVDAFTNVIHQLGSASKTPAGKFLLVGPNWRGGTPQGFSGVLHSPTDVAVVMARSFAARTPEAKAQARAVLNQMGATPLSEDRPGMRHFDCESSARNKVYPPNLNADILAADPDILRERPVHGETFWDDLKRALDANPQVGPDDAVMAEQARVLLALRERDPAWKALLDQTVLIADAELFQGARYEQVGTDAGNGWQRQANSGRWGSDWLSRAQAAAIYIYVNDFEEAAYLIRGVDDQGALLNGRYHYTMRFEKNQLPPVDRTRGGFWSLTMYDKDYYMLPESPNSRHNLGTVNLDANELHFDQDGSLTLVLSSDEPRDVAGKANWLPAPRDAFALIVRAYVPDATILDGIYKLPQVVRQS; from the coding sequence ATGTCCAGCCCGCACAAGTCCAGCAGCAAACGCATGCCCAACCCCGCTCAGGTCAGCGCGTTCTCGCCAGCCCACCCGGACCTTAAAGATGGTGCCGCCGTGCCGGCGCGCGTGGCCAGCCAGCATTACGCCGAGGCATTGGCACGGGTGGTCTATATCTGGGGTCATCCCCTGGTCAACACGTTCCGGCGCACCAGCACTTGGGAACTCATGAAGGGCCACGGGCCCGGCATGGCCATGGGCCTGTTCCCCGGCTCGCCAAAGAACCACATGGGCTATGTGGATGACTACCTGCCCGCCGCCCAACGCAAAATCGTGACGCCGAACAACGACACGATCTACGGTGCCTGCTTCGCAGACCTTGGCGAAGAACCCGTAGTAGTACAGACACCGAGGGATGTTCCCGTAGGTCACTACTGGACCATTCAGATTGTGGATGCGTTCACCAACGTGATCCACCAACTGGGCTCTGCGTCAAAAACGCCAGCCGGCAAGTTCCTTCTGGTCGGGCCTAACTGGCGAGGCGGGACGCCGCAAGGCTTCAGCGGCGTACTGCACTCACCGACGGATGTCGCCGTAGTAATGGCGCGAAGCTTCGCCGCGCGCACGCCCGAGGCCAAGGCACAGGCACGCGCCGTACTTAATCAGATGGGCGCTACGCCGCTCAGCGAGGATCGGCCGGGAATGCGCCATTTCGACTGCGAGTCCAGTGCGCGAAACAAGGTATATCCACCCAATCTCAATGCCGATATCCTCGCAGCCGATCCTGACATCTTGCGCGAGCGTCCTGTGCATGGCGAGACCTTCTGGGACGATCTGAAGCGGGCACTGGACGCCAATCCGCAAGTCGGCCCGGACGATGCCGTGATGGCCGAACAAGCGCGCGTATTGCTCGCGTTGCGCGAGCGTGATCCGGCATGGAAGGCGCTGTTGGACCAGACGGTGTTGATCGCCGACGCCGAACTGTTCCAAGGCGCACGTTACGAGCAGGTCGGAACGGACGCCGGGAACGGTTGGCAGCGCCAGGCCAACAGTGGACGCTGGGGCAGCGACTGGCTGAGCAGGGCGCAGGCGGCCGCGATTTATATCTATGTCAATGACTTCGAAGAAGCGGCCTACCTCATCCGCGGCGTCGATGACCAAGGCGCTCTGTTGAACGGTCGCTACCACTACACGATGCGATTCGAAAAGAATCAACTGCCACCCGTGGATCGTACGCGAGGTGGGTTCTGGTCCCTAACCATGTACGACAAGGACTACTATATGCTACCGGAGAGCCCCAACAGCCGGCACAACCTGGGCACGGTCAACCTCGACGCCAACGAACTGCATTTCGACCAGGACGGCTCGCTCACGCTCGTTTTGTCCAGCGACGAACCCCGGGATGTGGCCGGGAAGGCCAACTGGCTGCCCGCCCCACGCGACGCGTTCGCGCTGATCGTCCGCGCCTACGTGCCGGATGCGACAATTCTCGATGGAATCTACAAGCTGCCTCAAGTGGTGCGGCAGAGCTGA
- a CDS encoding autotransporter outer membrane beta-barrel domain-containing protein, whose amino-acid sequence MASPVAAQTCPTPAVATAGGECTIPTGTVVVVAANATGASAQSTGYIIADGIIENLGGANAVGAYAQSGGRISFNASTVRTVSTAAAASGQIGLRANGAGSAITSSGAVITMTPTGTSTPANLRGVSAEAGGQISLDNAQIQVTGGFNALNNHAVVATGAGSVIELTSGSISSSSRGAFGAAALDGGLITLNGTTISTAGAQNTTTQDGSHAILARGAGSRVTGQGAVVTTTGTLANLVRVDAGTVSLSDTLLSHVGAGNVLNPAAGVRVTSGGTFTLDGTSAITTSALYSPGLLIADAGSSARIEDATITVGGARSIGVSVLAGATASLVDTQVLMRPSGATGPWAPAVLADGLAANVTLQGGSVSTESATAYGVRALAGSTIAVDGTTISTLGVDAAALTAGSASITANNVTIVTRGNDNAMGALADMAGTVTLTGGSIITYGNQVRQSSFAHALGARNPGGLLLASGTAARTYGTYAMGVWADDGGTATVDAVTVRTEGSGASGVLAITEQLGTQFPAQVTYTGGSVETFGDLAHGANAQARNDLATELAAITLTGTPVTTHGIGAVGLRAVLVDYGSAPSGRGQARVIAANLAVSTEGAGAHGALARDMPTQVQMSNVALRTGGAAAHGAVALIGGQLTGASTTVAPIGSDAMALFLVGTPTSVSQADFTGSTLTNASGPTVGVAGNGSIRLTDTSASGATEWLRVGDLTSFPSLATSEPGVRGPADFPDDDGNLPAEPPPLPPGAPIPTLPGAADITATRSTLVGSASTAAGSVSNLVLEESLWRMTGSSNLTTLVNDPSRIEFTPPSGDPTLAASYKTLTVSGYSGDGTLALNTWLAGDGAPSDQLVVFNGSSSGPGMIEVSNTGGLGELTLADGIRVVQSLNSTTMADNFALAAPVVAGPYEYFLYRGGGPAASGNDVENSWYLRSVIDCAAAGAPSPPCPAPPTPPVPPNPPVPPTPPPPPDPDPDPPNPPAPPTPAFRQEVSLIAAAPAMAQVYGRTLIDTLHERVGDEQLLHQRTDLDPDRSGFNGAWMRYVGHDGEHDGGRHGIYGNRGPDYDYRFDALQIGVDLYRHVDTDDRSREHAGFYLAYGKGKGEVRHNLLDYQFHAGTDRFKAGSVGGYWTGFNDKGAYLDAVGQYTWYDLRIQSPRMQDTFVDAYGLALSLEAGWPFILNDGDGRTIEDGRWRLEPQAQVIWQQIDVDDLDVGNAQVRFSDGDSLVGRIGARLSRNGQRESRQGQLRADNAWLRANIWWEFRGEPRAEFATSSGYVPFAVDMGGSWAEVGVGGTWQVSETGYLFADVDYSWSFSGNETAWNGKLGLRWAW is encoded by the coding sequence ATGGCATCACCTGTCGCGGCGCAGACCTGCCCCACGCCCGCCGTGGCCACCGCCGGCGGCGAGTGCACCATACCGACCGGAACCGTCGTTGTCGTGGCAGCCAACGCCACCGGTGCTTCGGCACAATCGACGGGATACATCATCGCTGACGGCATCATCGAAAACCTTGGCGGTGCCAATGCGGTGGGTGCGTACGCACAATCGGGCGGCCGGATTAGCTTCAACGCAAGCACGGTACGAACCGTGTCCACGGCCGCTGCCGCCAGCGGGCAGATCGGGCTGCGCGCAAACGGCGCGGGCAGCGCCATCACCTCCAGTGGTGCCGTCATCACGATGACACCCACAGGCACCAGTACGCCGGCCAATCTGCGCGGAGTAAGCGCCGAGGCGGGTGGGCAGATCAGCCTGGACAACGCGCAGATCCAGGTAACCGGCGGCTTCAACGCGCTCAACAACCATGCCGTCGTGGCGACCGGCGCCGGCAGCGTGATCGAACTGACCTCAGGCAGCATCAGTTCCAGTTCGCGCGGTGCATTCGGCGCGGCAGCGCTCGACGGTGGGCTGATCACCTTGAACGGCACCACGATCAGTACGGCAGGTGCGCAGAACACCACCACCCAGGACGGCAGCCATGCCATTCTGGCGCGCGGCGCGGGCAGCCGGGTCACCGGCCAGGGCGCGGTCGTGACCACCACCGGTACGCTGGCCAACTTGGTCCGCGTGGACGCCGGCACGGTGTCGCTGAGCGACACCCTGCTCTCGCATGTCGGCGCGGGCAATGTCCTCAATCCGGCAGCAGGCGTGCGCGTGACCAGCGGCGGTACGTTCACGCTTGACGGCACCAGCGCCATTACCACCAGCGCGCTGTATTCGCCCGGACTGCTGATTGCGGATGCCGGCTCAAGCGCCCGCATCGAAGATGCAACGATCACCGTGGGCGGCGCACGTTCCATCGGCGTTTCGGTGCTGGCAGGGGCAACCGCATCGCTGGTCGATACCCAGGTGCTGATGCGCCCGTCCGGTGCCACCGGTCCGTGGGCACCGGCGGTACTGGCGGACGGGCTGGCGGCCAACGTGACCCTGCAGGGCGGCAGCGTGAGCACCGAAAGCGCCACCGCCTACGGCGTGCGCGCGTTGGCCGGTTCCACCATCGCGGTGGACGGCACCACCATCAGCACGCTGGGCGTGGACGCGGCCGCGCTCACTGCGGGCAGCGCCAGCATCACCGCCAACAACGTCACGATAGTCACCCGTGGCAATGACAACGCCATGGGCGCGCTGGCCGACATGGCCGGCACCGTGACGCTGACGGGCGGCTCGATCATCACGTACGGCAACCAGGTGCGGCAGTCGTCATTCGCCCATGCGCTTGGCGCACGCAATCCGGGTGGGCTGCTGCTGGCCAGCGGCACCGCGGCCCGGACCTACGGTACCTACGCGATGGGCGTGTGGGCCGACGACGGCGGCACCGCCACGGTGGATGCGGTGACCGTACGCACAGAAGGCAGCGGGGCCAGCGGCGTCCTCGCCATCACCGAACAGCTGGGGACGCAGTTTCCTGCCCAGGTGACCTACACTGGCGGCAGCGTGGAAACGTTCGGCGACCTCGCCCACGGCGCCAATGCGCAAGCGCGCAACGACCTGGCGACCGAACTTGCGGCCATCACCCTCACCGGCACGCCGGTGACCACGCATGGCATCGGCGCGGTCGGCCTGCGCGCGGTGCTGGTGGACTATGGCTCCGCACCGTCCGGCCGTGGGCAGGCGCGGGTCATCGCAGCAAACCTCGCCGTCTCAACCGAAGGCGCGGGTGCGCACGGCGCGCTGGCGCGCGATATGCCAACGCAGGTACAGATGAGCAACGTGGCGTTGCGCACTGGGGGCGCGGCGGCACATGGGGCAGTGGCACTGATCGGGGGGCAGTTGACCGGTGCGTCCACTACGGTGGCTCCCATCGGAAGTGACGCCATGGCCCTGTTTCTGGTGGGGACGCCCACGTCCGTTTCGCAGGCAGACTTCACCGGCAGCACATTGACCAACGCCAGCGGGCCCACGGTTGGGGTCGCGGGCAACGGCAGCATCCGCCTGACCGACACCAGCGCCAGCGGCGCCACCGAGTGGCTTCGGGTGGGCGATCTGACCAGCTTCCCATCGCTGGCGACGAGCGAGCCGGGCGTTCGCGGCCCGGCCGATTTTCCTGATGACGACGGCAACCTTCCCGCCGAGCCACCGCCGCTGCCGCCCGGTGCTCCCATCCCGACGCTGCCGGGCGCGGCCGACATCACGGCGACCCGCAGCACGCTGGTGGGATCCGCCTCAACCGCCGCTGGCAGCGTCTCGAACCTCGTGCTGGAGGAGTCTCTGTGGCGGATGACCGGCAGTTCCAACCTTACGACACTGGTCAACGACCCCAGCCGGATCGAGTTCACCCCGCCCAGCGGCGATCCCACCCTGGCAGCGTCCTACAAGACCCTGACGGTGTCCGGGTACAGCGGCGATGGCACGCTTGCCTTGAACACTTGGCTCGCGGGGGATGGTGCGCCTTCGGATCAGCTGGTCGTCTTCAACGGCAGCAGTAGTGGGCCGGGCATGATCGAGGTCAGCAACACCGGTGGGTTGGGCGAGCTGACGCTCGCCGATGGCATCCGGGTGGTGCAGTCGCTCAACAGCACAACGATGGCAGACAACTTTGCACTTGCGGCACCGGTGGTCGCCGGACCGTATGAGTACTTCCTCTATCGCGGCGGTGGTCCTGCGGCGTCCGGCAATGACGTCGAGAACAGCTGGTACCTCCGTTCGGTGATCGACTGCGCGGCCGCAGGCGCGCCCTCACCGCCGTGCCCGGCGCCACCGACCCCACCCGTGCCGCCCAATCCCCCGGTGCCGCCTACGCCCCCGCCGCCACCGGACCCAGATCCGGATCCGCCCAACCCTCCTGCCCCGCCCACGCCGGCCTTCCGCCAGGAGGTGTCGCTAATTGCCGCCGCGCCGGCAATGGCGCAGGTCTATGGACGCACCCTCATCGACACCCTGCATGAGCGGGTGGGCGATGAGCAGCTGCTGCACCAGCGTACAGACCTTGATCCTGATCGCAGCGGCTTCAACGGCGCGTGGATGCGCTATGTAGGCCACGACGGCGAGCACGACGGTGGCCGCCACGGCATCTACGGCAATCGCGGCCCTGATTATGACTATCGTTTTGATGCCCTGCAGATCGGTGTGGACCTGTACCGTCATGTCGATACCGATGATCGCAGCCGCGAGCACGCCGGCTTCTACCTGGCCTACGGCAAGGGCAAGGGTGAGGTCCGGCACAACCTTCTGGACTACCAGTTCCACGCCGGCACCGATCGCTTCAAGGCCGGCTCGGTGGGTGGCTACTGGACAGGCTTCAACGACAAGGGCGCATACCTGGATGCCGTGGGTCAGTACACTTGGTATGACTTGCGCATACAGTCGCCGCGGATGCAGGACACCTTCGTCGATGCATACGGCTTGGCGCTGTCATTGGAGGCGGGCTGGCCTTTCATCCTGAATGACGGCGACGGCCGCACGATCGAGGACGGGCGCTGGCGGCTCGAGCCGCAGGCGCAGGTGATCTGGCAGCAGATCGACGTGGATGATCTTGACGTGGGCAATGCCCAGGTACGCTTCAGCGACGGCGATTCGCTGGTGGGGCGCATCGGCGCGCGACTCAGCCGCAATGGCCAGCGCGAAAGCAGGCAGGGGCAGCTGCGCGCAGACAACGCATGGCTGCGCGCCAACATCTGGTGGGAGTTCCGTGGCGAACCCCGGGCGGAGTTTGCAACCAGCAGCGGCTACGTGCCGTTCGCGGTGGATATGGGCGGCAGCTGGGCTGAGGTGGGCGTGGGTGGCACCTGGCAGGTCTCTGAAACGGGCTATCTGTTCGCCGACGTGGACTACAGCTGGAGCTTCAGCGGAAATGAAACTGCGTGGAATGGCAAGCTCGGACTTAGATGGGCATGGTAG
- a CDS encoding helix-turn-helix domain-containing protein, which produces MQHDSLARKLGLAIRAARSANGWSQERFADSISMHRAYYSSIERGEKNITVATLSRLAAGLGVKPHQLLRDAEL; this is translated from the coding sequence ATGCAGCACGACTCTTTGGCCCGAAAACTTGGCTTGGCAATCCGCGCCGCCCGTTCAGCTAATGGCTGGAGTCAGGAGCGTTTCGCCGACTCGATCTCCATGCACCGCGCCTACTACAGCTCAATCGAGAGGGGGGAGAAAAACATAACCGTCGCCACACTAAGTAGACTGGCTGCCGGTCTAGGCGTAAAACCGCATCAGCTCCTTCGTGACGCTGAGCTTTAG
- a CDS encoding DUF1214 domain-containing protein: MSEITNPHENVAQSISDQDISDAYIYLLGRLLIARQQQADFDEEGLRWNTLLHRKPGQVEWPNPNLDVAYSEAWIALDDNAWLLVTVPEISGRYYVVEFIDGWGETVANINERVYPDHPFGQFAVCLTGSDMRIPEGVQRVEVPAMVTRVLLRVELGADWKEAIDLQRQFRFEMQGNPTLPEVPRTVMFDIAELPGVEAFESAELALREPDTSALEQLQAKVRAIALAIRAPAERARVDAVVRSKAFKDFSDAAPYIGRGSIRNGWARPACCGHWGQDWMSRSTVNFGGIWANVLDEVLYYRGALDSAGAALEPDGSYTLTFPADALPDKFAKYFWSVIAVDRLHRRVLPNPLERYLLNNQSGLVKEDDGSLTLYFAPEKPADAPEPNWLPTSAGKPWSLTFRFYGPRGAVADGSYYPPPLIRRA, encoded by the coding sequence GTGTCCGAAATTACCAACCCGCATGAGAACGTCGCTCAATCGATATCCGACCAGGACATCAGCGATGCTTACATATATCTACTCGGCCGCCTGCTGATAGCGCGTCAGCAGCAGGCGGATTTCGACGAAGAAGGCCTGCGGTGGAACACGCTGCTGCATCGCAAGCCGGGGCAGGTCGAGTGGCCGAATCCCAACTTGGACGTGGCCTATTCCGAGGCGTGGATAGCGCTTGACGATAACGCCTGGCTGCTTGTCACCGTTCCGGAGATCAGTGGGCGGTACTACGTGGTCGAATTTATCGACGGGTGGGGTGAAACCGTCGCAAACATCAATGAACGGGTCTATCCGGACCATCCGTTCGGCCAGTTCGCGGTGTGCCTGACAGGCAGCGACATGAGGATTCCAGAGGGGGTGCAGCGGGTCGAAGTGCCGGCCATGGTCACTCGGGTCCTGCTGCGCGTAGAGCTGGGTGCAGATTGGAAAGAAGCGATCGACTTGCAACGGCAGTTCAGGTTCGAGATGCAGGGAAACCCGACCTTGCCCGAAGTCCCACGCACGGTGATGTTCGATATCGCGGAGCTGCCCGGCGTGGAGGCGTTCGAATCGGCCGAGCTGGCATTGCGCGAACCGGACACCAGCGCTCTGGAGCAGCTCCAAGCCAAAGTCAGGGCGATTGCCCTGGCGATCCGGGCGCCAGCCGAGCGAGCCCGCGTCGATGCAGTTGTCCGGAGCAAGGCGTTCAAAGACTTCTCCGATGCCGCGCCATACATCGGCCGTGGCAGCATCCGCAACGGATGGGCGCGGCCTGCCTGTTGCGGCCATTGGGGCCAGGACTGGATGAGCCGGAGCACCGTCAACTTTGGTGGGATCTGGGCCAACGTGCTCGATGAAGTGCTGTATTACCGCGGTGCCTTGGACAGCGCCGGCGCAGCGCTTGAACCCGATGGCAGCTACACCCTGACATTTCCCGCCGACGCGCTTCCGGACAAGTTTGCCAAGTACTTCTGGTCAGTTATCGCCGTCGACCGCCTGCACCGCAGGGTGCTGCCGAATCCGCTGGAACGCTATCTACTGAACAACCAGTCGGGTCTCGTCAAAGAAGACGACGGCTCGCTCACGCTCTACTTTGCACCGGAGAAGCCAGCGGACGCGCCCGAGCCAAACTGGCTGCCGACCAGCGCCGGCAAGCCATGGAGCTTGACCTTCCGCTTCTATGGCCCACGCGGCGCTGTCGCCGATGGCAGCTACTATCCGCCGCCCCTCATCCGGCGAGCATAG
- a CDS encoding KAP family P-loop NTPase fold protein, translating into MVMFLSKLQQHTPTNEDIWGDDPLGRRECAVTLTRLIRATTKPYVIGIYGPWGSGKTVFMHQLQLELEQEKVPTVRVDAWRTDYLADPLVALVEAINQRQADEAAAHGGGLTRSPDELLEASLAIALPLSEIGVAATAVATPLLAATGAALKGALVAAKEVVSRRVKASKDLRIGIEHARDYLTGRARPGVVSPIVKPLVIIIDELDRCRPDYAVRMLERVKHFFDVNGIVFLIASDGKNLPAAVNSQYGSGLNSEEYLRKFFDYEYVLPEPNALQFTGVLFQSFGWDRIVPEGKMLFDQGFGSREQIASYVHGIQSFDRRYDYSEALDLFPKVADWLDLKLRDQAQAFTLIDVYLRTREPEEVAFPQLSVFLACMRFGREKKYREIIKNPTSQSFLGQMDFERPESSGLKPLRDWVTALASWDRPSQQKSSVIVNNAREYGSVDEPELLPIHARLRKLSNIGLSDVTSSFSRLARA; encoded by the coding sequence ATGGTGATGTTTCTTTCGAAACTCCAGCAGCACACACCGACCAACGAGGACATCTGGGGTGATGACCCACTTGGCCGTCGTGAATGCGCTGTAACACTTACACGCCTCATTAGAGCCACAACCAAGCCCTATGTCATAGGCATTTACGGACCTTGGGGAAGCGGAAAGACGGTGTTTATGCACCAGCTTCAGCTCGAGCTGGAACAGGAAAAAGTCCCCACCGTCCGGGTGGATGCGTGGAGAACTGACTATCTGGCGGATCCACTTGTCGCCCTCGTCGAAGCCATCAATCAAAGACAGGCAGATGAGGCGGCCGCTCACGGCGGAGGCTTAACAAGGTCCCCTGATGAACTCTTGGAGGCTTCGCTCGCGATAGCTCTCCCGCTCTCGGAGATTGGAGTTGCTGCCACTGCGGTCGCCACGCCGCTACTCGCGGCGACGGGTGCCGCATTGAAGGGCGCATTGGTTGCTGCAAAAGAGGTGGTATCGCGAAGGGTTAAGGCTAGCAAGGATCTCCGCATTGGCATCGAGCATGCGCGGGACTATTTAACGGGGCGAGCGCGCCCGGGCGTCGTTAGCCCGATCGTCAAGCCACTGGTAATTATCATCGACGAACTCGATAGGTGCAGGCCCGACTACGCTGTGCGCATGCTGGAGCGCGTCAAGCACTTTTTTGACGTCAACGGCATTGTCTTCCTCATAGCATCCGATGGAAAGAATCTGCCTGCTGCAGTCAACTCCCAGTACGGCTCCGGACTAAACAGTGAGGAGTACCTTCGGAAATTCTTCGACTATGAGTACGTGCTGCCCGAACCCAATGCCTTACAGTTCACAGGCGTGCTATTTCAGTCCTTTGGCTGGGACCGAATCGTGCCTGAAGGTAAAATGCTGTTTGATCAGGGCTTCGGTTCGCGAGAGCAGATCGCTTCGTATGTTCATGGTATACAGTCATTTGATCGGCGCTACGACTACTCTGAAGCACTTGACCTCTTCCCTAAAGTAGCCGATTGGCTCGATCTGAAGCTAAGGGACCAGGCGCAAGCCTTCACTCTCATAGACGTATACCTCCGCACTCGCGAGCCAGAAGAGGTTGCATTCCCACAGCTCTCGGTCTTCTTGGCATGTATGCGTTTTGGGCGTGAAAAGAAGTATCGCGAGATCATCAAGAATCCCACATCGCAGTCGTTCCTCGGTCAGATGGATTTCGAGCGTCCGGAGAGCAGTGGCCTAAAGCCTCTAAGGGATTGGGTTACTGCCCTCGCGTCATGGGATCGTCCTAGTCAGCAGAAATCATCAGTCATAGTCAACAATGCTAGAGAGTACGGAAGTGTTGATGAGCCTGAACTGCTTCCAATCCATGCGCGCTTAAGAAAACTCAGCAATATCGGTCTTTCCGATGTGACCTCTTCCTTCTCAAGGCTCGCTAGGGCATAG
- a CDS encoding SEC-C metal-binding domain-containing protein has product MEAGHKSAGVTETERMLADFCERSFLKLWTYPNPYKDDGKELCDVLAAFGDHIFVFFDREKAYGENPDTDPLIAWDRWKRRAIDRQIITAHGAERYLRSGRPIYLDAKLTVPFPLSVDPAATVHKIVVAHGAKNACARSSEQNIYGSLAITYCDPDKGHAPRPFHVDLDRQDPVHLFDSHNLPIILGELDTISDFSRYLDEKVRAIRRFDVLAYCGEEDLLGHYLFNFDQATNVHRIGSDEPVTGVMIGEGEWHGFVNSALYQNTKREDEVSYFWDELIQRTCQNLLDGTLGGNADLLRGQSAIVEMVKEPRFVRRALSSKIRENVINFPNTGGLTRHVSLMPSFYPEVGYVFFQLRAPEAIRVQPDYLDKRRTLLEIACGAARNKFPHLHKVIGIGMDAPKFAWNTNSEDFILMPGEPWPDDVRDHYQALNEDWCFFDTPQLQKYEQTVTQFVPPKAALVGEKLGRNEQCPCGSGKKHKKCHGA; this is encoded by the coding sequence ATGGAGGCCGGCCATAAGTCTGCGGGGGTTACTGAAACCGAGCGCATGCTCGCGGACTTCTGCGAGCGCTCCTTCCTGAAGTTGTGGACCTACCCGAACCCGTATAAGGACGACGGCAAGGAGCTCTGCGACGTCCTGGCGGCTTTTGGTGACCACATCTTCGTCTTCTTCGATCGCGAGAAGGCCTATGGGGAGAACCCGGACACCGATCCCCTGATTGCCTGGGACCGCTGGAAGCGACGCGCGATCGATCGCCAGATCATTACCGCCCACGGCGCCGAGCGCTATCTGCGCAGTGGCCGCCCCATCTACCTCGATGCCAAGCTGACCGTGCCGTTCCCGTTGTCTGTCGACCCGGCGGCCACCGTCCACAAGATCGTGGTGGCACACGGTGCCAAGAACGCGTGCGCGCGTAGCTCTGAGCAGAACATCTACGGCAGCTTGGCCATCACCTACTGCGATCCGGACAAGGGCCACGCACCGCGCCCTTTCCACGTCGACCTGGACCGGCAGGATCCGGTGCACCTGTTCGACAGCCACAACCTCCCAATCATCCTGGGCGAGCTCGATACGATCAGCGACTTCTCACGCTACCTCGATGAGAAAGTTCGAGCCATCCGACGCTTCGACGTTCTGGCGTACTGCGGCGAAGAAGATCTGCTCGGGCACTACCTATTCAACTTCGACCAGGCGACGAATGTGCATAGGATCGGCTCCGACGAGCCGGTCACAGGGGTGATGATCGGCGAAGGCGAATGGCACGGCTTCGTGAACTCCGCCCTGTATCAGAACACCAAGCGCGAAGACGAGGTCTCCTACTTCTGGGACGAGCTGATCCAGCGCACCTGCCAGAATCTGCTGGACGGCACCTTGGGCGGCAACGCCGACCTGCTCCGCGGCCAGAGCGCCATCGTCGAGATGGTGAAGGAACCGCGGTTCGTGCGACGCGCCCTGTCGAGCAAGATTCGCGAGAACGTCATCAACTTTCCCAACACTGGCGGGTTGACGCGTCACGTGTCCTTGATGCCTTCGTTCTATCCGGAGGTCGGCTACGTCTTCTTCCAGTTGCGCGCGCCCGAGGCGATCCGCGTGCAGCCCGACTATCTCGACAAGCGTCGCACTTTGCTCGAGATCGCGTGCGGCGCGGCGCGCAACAAGTTCCCGCACCTGCACAAGGTGATCGGCATCGGCATGGACGCGCCGAAGTTCGCCTGGAACACCAACTCCGAGGACTTCATCCTCATGCCCGGCGAGCCATGGCCGGACGACGTCCGCGATCACTACCAGGCGCTGAATGAGGACTGGTGCTTCTTCGACACACCGCAGCTTCAAAAATACGAACAGACAGTCACCCAATTTGTCCCACCGAAGGCTGCTCTCGTCGGTGAAAAGCTTGGGCGCAATGAACAGTGCCCCTGTGGATCAGGCAAGAAGCACAAGAAGTGCCACGGCGCGTGA